A genome region from Cucumis sativus cultivar 9930 chromosome 4, Cucumber_9930_V3, whole genome shotgun sequence includes the following:
- the LOC101221224 gene encoding replication factor C subunit 4 — MAPLLQSSQPWVEKYRPKQVKDVAHQDEVVRVLTNTLETANCPHMLFYGPPGTGKTTTALAIAHQLFGPELYKSRVLELNASDDRGINVVRTKIKDFAGVAVSSGQRQGGYPCPPFKIIILDEADSMTEDAQNALRRTMETHSKVTRFFFICNYISRIIEPLASRCAKFRFKPLSEEVMSKRILHIGNEEGLSLDGEALSTLSSISQGDLRRAITYLQSAARLFGSSISSKDLVNVSGIIPQEVVDALFVACKSGNFDTANKKVNNVLAEGYPVAQMLSQIFEVVIEDNDLQDEQKARICKKLAEADKCLVDGADEYLQLLDVVSQTMQVLRSIQL, encoded by the exons TTGTTGCAGAGCTCTCAACCATGGGTGGAGAAATA TCGACCGAAGCAAGTGAAAGATGTAGCGCATCAGGATGAGGTGGTTCGGGTCCTCACCAACACCCTCGAGACTGCTAAT TGTCCACATATGCTCTTCTATGGACCGCCTGGTACTGGAAAAACCACCACTGCTCTTGCAATTGCCCATCAATTATTCGG TCCCGAACTTTACAAGTCTAGAGTTTTGGAGTTGAATGCAAGTGATGACCGTGGGATTAATGTTGTTCGGACTAAGATTAAAGATTTTGCTGGTGTTGCAGTAAGCAGTGGCCAACGGCAAGG GGGTTATCCTTGTCCACCATTCAAGATAATCATTCTGGATGAGGCTGATTCAATGACTGAAGATGCTCAG AATGCCTTGAGGCGTACCATGGAAACACACTCCAAAGTGACAcgattcttttttatttgcaaCTATATCAGCAG GATTATAGAGCCCCTTGCATCTAGGTGTGCAAAGTTTAGGTTTAAGCCACTTTCTGAAGAGGTTATGAGTAAGCGTATATTGCACATCGGCAATGAAGAAGGTCTTAGTCTAGACGGAGAG GCTCTTTCAACCTTAAGTTCAATCTCTCAAGGTGACCTACGTCGAGCTATCACATATTTACAG TCAGCTGCACGCTTATTTGGATCATCAATCTCTTCAAAGGATTTGGTTAACGTCTCTGGG ATTATCCCTCAGGAGGTTGTTGATGCACTTTTTGTTGCTTGTAAAAGTGGTAACTTCGATACTGCAAACAAGAAAGTCAACAATGTACTTGCAGAAGGATATCCAGTGGCTCAAATGCTTTCACAG ATATTTGAAGTGGTGATTGAAGACAATGATTTGCAAGATGAACAGAAGGCCAGGATATGCAAGAAGTTGGCCGAAGCTGACAAG TGTCTCGTTGATGGTGCGGATGAATATTTGCAACTGCTCGATGTGGTAAGTCAAACAATGCAAGTTTTAAGAAGTATACAACTGTAG